A genomic region of Pelodiscus sinensis isolate JC-2024 chromosome 1, ASM4963464v1, whole genome shotgun sequence contains the following coding sequences:
- the LRRC32 gene encoding transforming growth factor beta activator LRRC32, with amino-acid sequence MKLYLLLFLAANGGISSHRPLEESPCKMVKRKAFCDGKELHQIPPELHPDVNTIDLSGNQIKNISEKPLTFYTLLQHLDLRSNQISFIEPGVFTHMTSLVEINLSSNQLDEFAQHRRPGIGLLPAVRKLDLSRNSLYTRMAEYFIHDVPSLQYLSLAENSITAILQRMFQGSPALVEIDLHSNIIMDIEDGAFEMLMNLTKLNLSMNSITCISDFSLRQLQILDLSRNSIETFHSTASKEEYNLVWLDLSENKLLRFPVFPQVNKLAYLNLSKNLLQLSSDSSHEKMNYKERDWLEAPFHLLDQKQNSNTSSLYLSQLLYLDLSYNAINSISNEFFESMSSLQFLNLSKNCLQTFIVNYDSALTSLAILDLSFNALQNLVLDASTLTNLQELYIQNNHLQALQFDIFVSLPSIKLLNLQSNNISFCSMYSGLAKQRLIGEVNGCVSFVDFPALQYLYLADNMLKNLPIYAFYKTSLILLDLSMNQGLKIEATALSGLETSLKYLNLHGNSMTVLNIDLPRFQLLKHLNLSENQLSALPKWNSDASLEVLDLRKNRFSSLQSSNILALENSLKNLYLAGNPLSCCGNAWLSSLIQNKNVEIPGVEQITCQYSRSFGYQEEMYISNIRSEVCEKEDLKKINLLIILTVALVLSVIIIGLGSFCCFRRQKFGQQFKA; translated from the coding sequence GTAAAGAGGAAGGCCTTTTGTGATGGCAAAGAGCTTCATCAAATCCCCCCAGAGCTCCATCCAGACGTAAATACAATAGATTTGTCTGGAAATCAGATAAAAAATATCTCTGAGAAGCCACTGACCTTTTACACCTTGCTCCAGCACTTGGATTTACGATCCAACCAAATAAGTTTCATTGAGCCTGGAGTTTTCACCCACATGACAAGCCTGGTGGAGATAAATTTATCCAGTAATCAGCTAGATGAGTTTGCTCAGCACAGGAGACCAGGGATTGGACTTTTACCAGCGGTCAGAAAATTGGACTTGTCCCGCAACAGTCTGTACACTAGAATGGCTGAATATTTTATACACGACGTGCCCTCACTTCAGTATCTTTCCTTGGCAGAAAACAGCATAACGGCGATATTGCAAAGGATGTTCCAAGGGTCTCCGGCTCTTGTTGAGATTGACCTCCACAGTAACATCATCATGGATATAGAAGACGGTGCCTTTGAAATGCTGATGAACCTCACCAAGCTCAATCTCTCCATGAACTCCATCACTTGCATCTCAGATTTCAGCCTCAGGCAACTGCAGATACTCGACCTCAGCAGGAACAGCATTGAGACTTTCCATAGCACAGCGTCAAAGGAGGAATATAACCTGGTATGGCTGGATCTTAGTGAGAACAAGCTACTGCGCTTCCCAGTTTTCCCCCAAGTGAACAAGCTGGCCTATCTGAATTTATCTAAGAATTTATTACAGCTTAGTTCAGACTCTTCTCACGAGAAGATGAACTACAAGGAAAGGGACTGGCTAGAAGCTCCTTTTCATCTTTTGGATCAGAAGCAAAATTCAAACACAAGTTCTCTGTATCTATCCCAGCTTTTATATTTAGACTTAAGTTATAATGCAATCAATTCCATCTCAAATGAGTTCTTTGAGTCAATGTCCTCCCTTCAATTCCTTAATCTCAGTAAAAATTGCCTCCAGACTTTCATAGTGAATTATGACAGTGCATTGACCTCACTAGCCATCCTTGATTTAAGCTTCAATGCTTTGCAGAATCTCGTACTTGATGCCAGCACATTGACTAATTTACAGGAGCTCTACATTCAAAACAATCATCTCCAGGCCCTGCAATTTGATATCTTTGTGAGCCTTCCCAGCATCAAATTGCTTAACCTCCAAAGTAATAATATTAGCTTTTGCAGCATGTACTCAGGATTAGCTAAACAAAGGCTTATTGGTGAGGTGAATGGCTGTGTATCATTTGTTGACTTCCCGGCTCTTCAGTACTTATATCTAGCTGACAACATGTTGAAGAACTTACCAATATATGCTTTTTACAAGACTTCACTAATTCTCCTGGATCTCTCCATGAACCAGGGACTGAAAATAGAGGCTACAGCATTATCAGGACTGGAGACATCTCTTAAATATTTGAATTTACATGGCAACAGTATGACAGTTTTAAATATCGACCTGCCTCGTTTTCAACTTCTTAAACATTTAAACCTGTCTGAAAATCAGCTGAGCGCATTACCCAAGTGGAATAGTGATGCTTCACTGGAAGTTCTGGATCTACGGAAAAACCGTTTTAGTAGTCTACAGAGCAGTAACATTTTAGCACTAGAGAACTCTCTTAAAAACTTATATCTTGCTGGGAACCCACTTAGCTGCTGTGGAAATGCCTGGCTCTCCTCTCTAATCCAGAATAAAAATGTGGAGATCCCTGGTGTAGAGCAGATAACATGTCAGTACTCCAGGAGCTTTGGGTACCAAGAAGAAATGTATATTAGCAACATAAGATCAGAAGTCTGTGAAAAAGAGGATCTAAAGAAAATTAACTTGCTTATTATACTAACGGTTGCATTAGTTTTATCAGTGATAATCATTGGACTGGGTTCATTTTGTTGCTTCCGCAGACAAAAGTTTGGCCAGCAGTTTAAAGCATAG